GAGTTTCAGGAGGGGATTGGTGGGTGTCTCCAACCATATCATTTTTGTTCGTTTCGAAATGAAATCCGTTATCGTTTCCGGCGATGAAAGATCCGCATAGGAAAATGTGATATCGAATTTAATGGCAATCATGTCAAACAGCCGCCGTGTGCCTCCATAGAGATCATCGCAGGCAATCGCCTCATCTCCGTGTTTTAAGAGTTTCATCACGCTATCAATCGCCGCAAGGCCTGAAGCGAAGGCAAGGCTGTGCGCGGCATATTCAAGGCTCGCAAGCACCAATTCAAGCGCATGGCGCGTGGGATTGCCTGTCCGGGAATATTCGTATCCCTGGGTAGGAGATTCCACCTCCTTGCGGGCGAACGTCGTTGCCATATGAATCGGCACCACGACATCGCCGCTCCCTCCTTCTTTGAGGTTTGGTTCTTGGCCAATGTGTATTGCGCGGGTAGCAAATTGCATAGTGGGAGAAAGAGACCTCCCCATCCCCTCCTTGCTAAGGAGGGGACTTGAGGGGCGGTTTCCTTAATTCGAATAGTAATTCTTTGTAAGATATGCGCGTCCTGAATCAGCGATGATAAATACGGCGAGATCATCCTTGGCGAGCTTTCGCGCATATTGCCGTACGGCATACGCGACTGCGCCGCTCGAGGGACCCATGAGAAGCCCGAATTTTTTCGCCATCACTTTCAGCATGCGAAGCGCCTGCTTATCAGTTATCGGTATCATTTTATCTATCACTTCAAGGTTAAGGATTGGCGTATCATGGTCTATTCCCATACCCTCGATTTGGTAGGGTTTCGGATTTCCTTTGGTAGAAAAATATGAGTGCGCCGCATCCACCCCGAACACTTTAACTTTCGGGTTTTTCTTTTTAAGATATTTTCCGGTACCGGAGATCGTGCCGGCAGTGCCTGCTGCCGCAAAAAAATGGGTAAGTCTGCCTCCTGTCTGCCGCCATACTTCCGGGCCGGTGGAGCGATAATGCGCTTCAACATTAGTAAAGTTAAAATGCTGGTCAGGCATAAATGAGCCCGGGGTTTCGTGCGCAAGTCTTTTTGCCACAGCCCAACAGCCTTGAGGGTCGTCGTAGCGCTCTACGGCGGGGCACACCACTAATTCTGCGCCATAGGCAAGGATGGTGTTTTTCTTTTCCGCGCTTGCTTTTTCAGAGACCGTGATGATGACGCGGTATTTTTTTATCGCGCCGATCATGGCGAGTGCGATTCCCTGGTTGCCCGAGGATGCTTCAATAATCGTTCCGTTTGGCCGCAACATTCCTTGCCTTTCGGCGTCCTCAATCATCGCAAGAGCGCTCCTGTCCTTGATGCTTCCGCCAGGATTGAGATATTCGAGCTTTGCGTATATTGCCGCACGGCTCTCAAAATTGATTTTTACAAGGGGAGTGTTGCCTATTATTGAGAGGATGTTGTCATGGTATTGCATAATGGTATCAATTGGTATAAATAAAAAACACTCATTTTTAGAGTGTTCCCTTGAGAAACGGCGAGGTTCTTATCTTATGCGGGACAAGCGTTTACCTCACCCTTTTCCAAGGGAGCGCCGGAACAGCAACAGGATGAGGCTATGGGATAATGCATAAGAGAGATCAAGCTGATGACAGGTTAACACAAGTCGGGACAAGAGGCAAGCGCCGTGGTTGCATGTGTTCAGTATTTTCCAAAAAGAGCCAAATGAAACCGCCCCTCAAGTCCCCTCCTTGCTAAGAGCTTGCCCCGTGTTTATCACGGGGAGGGGATGGGGAGGTCTCCTTTGAGAAAAGATGAATAGTTACCTATGGTTTTAGAGCCATTTTCTTCGCTTGAAAAATACTAACATGAAGATTCCTAATACCGCCATGCCGCTGATGACATACCAAAACGCGTCGGGATGTGCGCGCAGGGGAATGATTTCGAGATTCATGCTAAAGATGGAGGCGATAAGGGTCAGGGGGAACACGATCACCGCGAAGGCGGTGAGCACGCGCATGGCTTGGTTGGAGCGCGTATTGATGAGCGATGCGTGCGCGTCATGCATCGCGTTGACGGTGTCCTGGTAATTCGCGAGCGTGTCCCAGATTTCTTTCGTGTGGTCTACGAGTCCCTCAAAGTACGCGCGGAACTTATGGGACGCGGGGAGCGCATTTGATTCCATCAGCTTTTGAATGACATATTTATGCGCCTGCATGATTTTTCTGAAATTGACGATATTCCGCTTCAGGATGAGGATTTCAGAAATAACTTCTTTTTGGTCGTCGGAAAGGATGTTCCCTTCCACCGCATCGATATCAAGCGACACATGGTTGAGCATGGGGTATGTTGAGATCAGGAGGCGGTTGAGGAGCTCATAGAGCAGGCTTGGCACGGTTTCGCTCATGTGGTTGGTTCGCGCTTGCAGGTCCCTGTGGCATTGGTCAAAAAATTCAATGATGGTCGGATGGCGGTTGTCATGGATCGTAATCAAATAATTCGCACTGATAAAAAAATCAATTTCCACCGGTTCTATCCTGCGCGTTTCCCTGTTGTAAATGGGGAATTGCAGGATGAGGAATGTGTATTCCGGGTACGTCGCGATTTTCGGGCGCT
This genomic interval from Patescibacteria group bacterium contains the following:
- a CDS encoding magnesium transporter CorA family protein — translated: MLHANIIKTKKMRWIDVPRFGNAELEMLAEEFSFHPLDLKACFPPIQRPKIATYPEYTFLILQFPIYNRETRRIEPVEIDFFISANYLITIHDNRHPTIIEFFDQCHRDLQARTNHMSETVPSLLYELLNRLLISTYPMLNHVSLDIDAVEGNILSDDQKEVISEILILKRNIVNFRKIMQAHKYVIQKLMESNALPASHKFRAYFEGLVDHTKEIWDTLANYQDTVNAMHDAHASLINTRSNQAMRVLTAFAVIVFPLTLIASIFSMNLEIIPLRAHPDAFWYVISGMAVLGIFMLVFFKRRKWL
- a CDS encoding cysteine synthase family protein; this translates as MQYHDNILSIIGNTPLVKINFESRAAIYAKLEYLNPGGSIKDRSALAMIEDAERQGMLRPNGTIIEASSGNQGIALAMIGAIKKYRVIITVSEKASAEKKNTILAYGAELVVCPAVERYDDPQGCWAVAKRLAHETPGSFMPDQHFNFTNVEAHYRSTGPEVWRQTGGRLTHFFAAAGTAGTISGTGKYLKKKNPKVKVFGVDAAHSYFSTKGNPKPYQIEGMGIDHDTPILNLEVIDKMIPITDKQALRMLKVMAKKFGLLMGPSSGAVAYAVRQYARKLAKDDLAVFIIADSGRAYLTKNYYSN